In bacterium, a single genomic region encodes these proteins:
- the truB gene encoding tRNA pseudouridine(55) synthase TruB, with the protein MDGVLVVLKPPGMTSHDVVDVVRRAAAQRRVGHTGTLDPGAAGVLVCCLGRATRLSEYLMEADKEYRVELRLGTRTSTGDAYGEVLPASGTPGVRRALTRAALEGVLKRFTGEILQVPPMVSAIHHEGARLYQLARRGEMVDLQPRSVTVHRIEILRFDREQAAALLEVACGKGTYIRKLCADVGDALGVGGYAHFMVRTRAGGFEIRDAMTLEELAAAAATGGLGDAVVPMDQAVAHLPAVDLSDRSVAEVMNGHSVPLWKVAGTTVPEDGPVRLRSRRGALIALARVHGGALRPFKVLAGDGGGLVAHRSRPR; encoded by the coding sequence ATGGACGGCGTCCTCGTCGTATTAAAGCCCCCCGGGATGACGTCACACGACGTGGTCGACGTCGTGCGTCGGGCCGCCGCGCAGAGGCGCGTCGGCCACACGGGGACGCTGGATCCCGGCGCCGCCGGCGTGCTTGTCTGCTGCCTGGGACGTGCGACGCGGTTGAGCGAGTATCTCATGGAGGCCGACAAGGAGTACCGTGTGGAGCTCCGCCTGGGAACCCGGACGAGCACAGGGGATGCGTACGGCGAGGTCCTGCCCGCGTCCGGGACGCCCGGCGTCCGGCGTGCGCTCACCCGGGCCGCACTCGAGGGCGTCCTCAAGCGATTCACGGGGGAGATCCTTCAAGTGCCCCCGATGGTGTCGGCCATTCATCATGAGGGGGCCCGGCTGTACCAACTGGCGCGACGCGGAGAGATGGTGGACCTCCAACCGCGTTCGGTGACCGTGCATCGGATCGAGATCCTCCGATTCGACCGGGAGCAGGCCGCCGCGCTGCTCGAGGTCGCATGCGGCAAGGGGACCTATATTCGAAAGCTCTGTGCGGATGTCGGGGACGCCCTCGGGGTGGGGGGATACGCGCACTTCATGGTCCGCACGAGGGCCGGCGGGTTCGAGATCCGCGACGCGATGACGCTCGAGGAGCTGGCCGCCGCGGCCGCGACCGGAGGACTGGGGGACGCCGTGGTCCCGATGGACCAGGCCGTTGCCCACCTCCCTGCCGTCGACCTTTCAGACCGGAGCGTCGCCGAGGTGATGAACGGCCACTCCGTGCCCTTATGGAAGGTGGCCGGGACCACGGTACCCGAGGATGGTCCGGTCCGCCTCCGCAGCCGGCGCGGGGCCCTCATCGCCCTGGCGCGCGTGCACGGAGGAGCGCTTCGACCATTCAAGGTGCTGGCCGGCGATGGAGGAGGGCTCGTTGCTCACCGCTCGCGGCCTCGATGA
- a CDS encoding bifunctional oligoribonuclease/PAP phosphatase NrnA, translating into MSPAAKIAETLKSRQHVLLLNHVSPDGDCLGSTLALARALRGAGRRATVGSSDGVPEMYRFLPGSSTVLAEIPEGERFDAVVFMECSSPERAGALAARAAGVPLWVNVDHHVSNTGYGDLVLWDPGAAAVAEVVFPIVTAFQPRLDPETAVCLMTALLTDTGSFHYASVTPKSFELAAELVRAGASPMAVFEQVYENRSTSSLRLLGMALVRMTICEDGRVAWTTITQAMLKEAGATMEESEGVVGALRTVRGIQVAILFKEESDEISVSLRGVGSVRANVIAEAFGGGGHAAAAGFTVKGPVDDVVRQTLAAVRRELSAATL; encoded by the coding sequence ATGTCCCCGGCCGCAAAGATCGCGGAGACGCTTAAAAGCCGGCAGCACGTCCTGCTCCTCAACCATGTCTCGCCCGACGGTGACTGTTTGGGCTCCACGCTCGCATTGGCGAGAGCGCTGCGGGGCGCAGGACGGCGGGCGACGGTCGGGAGCTCCGACGGCGTCCCGGAGATGTACCGGTTCCTCCCGGGGAGCAGCACGGTCCTCGCCGAGATCCCAGAGGGGGAGCGGTTCGACGCCGTCGTGTTCATGGAGTGCAGTTCCCCGGAGCGCGCGGGTGCGCTGGCCGCCAGGGCCGCGGGGGTCCCCCTCTGGGTGAACGTCGATCATCACGTCAGCAACACCGGGTACGGCGATCTGGTCCTGTGGGACCCTGGGGCGGCCGCGGTGGCGGAAGTGGTCTTCCCCATCGTCACCGCCTTCCAGCCGCGCCTGGATCCCGAGACCGCCGTGTGCTTGATGACGGCGCTTCTGACAGACACGGGGAGTTTCCATTATGCGAGCGTCACACCGAAGAGCTTTGAACTGGCGGCAGAGCTGGTCCGCGCCGGCGCCAGCCCGATGGCCGTCTTCGAGCAGGTGTACGAAAACCGGTCTACGTCGTCCCTCCGCCTGCTCGGCATGGCGCTCGTCCGGATGACGATCTGCGAAGACGGCCGCGTGGCGTGGACCACCATCACCCAGGCGATGCTCAAAGAGGCCGGGGCCACCATGGAAGAGTCCGAGGGCGTCGTCGGGGCGCTGCGGACGGTTCGCGGGATTCAGGTCGCGATCCTGTTCAAAGAAGAATCTGATGAGATTTCCGTGAGCCTCCGCGGCGTGGGAAGCGTCCGGGCCAACGTGATCGCCGAGGCGTTCGGAGGCGGAGGGCACGCCGCCGCAGCCGGGTTCACCGTGAAGGGACCGGTCGACGACGTGGTCCGCCAGACGCTCGCGGCCGTCCGCCGCGAACTCAGCGCGGCGACGCTCTGA
- the rbfA gene encoding 30S ribosome-binding factor RbfA, which produces MSVRLARLRELFKQEISTILQREMKDPRVGFVSVTDVELSQDLRHAKVFVSILGDEEAKAKTMAALASAQGFIRTELGRRIRLRYLPQVHFRLDESIERGVRVQHLLRRVAEAKGEEASDVPGRKDRGDA; this is translated from the coding sequence ATGAGCGTCCGTCTCGCGCGACTCCGTGAGCTGTTCAAGCAGGAGATCAGCACGATTCTGCAGCGTGAGATGAAGGACCCACGCGTCGGCTTTGTCTCCGTCACCGATGTCGAGTTGAGCCAGGACCTCCGGCATGCCAAGGTCTTCGTGAGCATCCTGGGCGATGAGGAAGCCAAAGCGAAGACGATGGCCGCCTTGGCGAGCGCCCAGGGGTTCATCCGCACCGAGCTGGGGCGGCGGATCCGGCTCCGGTACCTTCCCCAAGTGCATTTCAGGTTGGACGAGTCGATCGAACGTGGGGTCCGGGTTCAGCATCTGCTGCGCCGGGTCGCCGAAGCCAAGGGAGAGGAGGCCAGCGATGTCCCCGGCCGCAAAGATCGCGGAGACGCTTAA
- a CDS encoding DUF503 domain-containing protein, with protein sequence MVVGVLHVECSLPGTQSIKDKRRILKSLLDRLHHRFHVAAAEVAHQESWRRAGLAIAYISTDVRHADQVLAHVADAIGRHSDLVVLDYAVEMR encoded by the coding sequence TGGTCGGCGTCCTACACGTCGAGTGTAGCCTTCCCGGCACACAGAGCATCAAGGACAAGCGACGGATCCTGAAATCTCTCCTCGATCGCCTCCATCACCGCTTTCACGTGGCCGCGGCCGAAGTCGCGCACCAGGAGTCTTGGCGGCGCGCCGGATTGGCGATCGCGTACATCAGCACGGACGTGCGGCATGCCGACCAGGTGCTCGCCCACGTCGCGGACGCGATCGGCCGGCACAGCGATCTCGTGGTCCTCGATTATGCCGTCGAGATGCGGTGA